From one Streptomyces sp. NBC_01478 genomic stretch:
- a CDS encoding DUF5925 domain-containing protein codes for MSANPHDALPIRLNVDDSDSPSDVVDALFLGRFATGEQPYSHAANIDRVRSGATLLPPGARVLRAARDDDRSATLAEGDGWTLLISRWNRGADVTVTATSEELAEKVLEQATDGAADEPEPQPENVTMGFWYVSPRRGPHRTTRQISAGTWDEVRPNYTGPVAEAMDSLMKTTPEDIAGRLLLLHGPPGTGKTSALRTLARSWRDWCQVDCVLDPERLFNDVGYLMDIAIGEDDTTGKGRWRLLLLEDCDELIRGEAKHTAGQALSRLLNLTDGLLGQGRNVLVGVTTNEDLERLHPAVVRPGRCLARIEVGALTRKEAVNWLGTEEGVGREGATLAELYALRRGTQPTSVPDQREGADAGLYL; via the coding sequence ATGTCCGCTAACCCGCACGACGCGCTGCCGATCCGGCTCAACGTCGACGACTCCGACTCCCCGTCCGATGTCGTCGACGCGCTGTTCCTCGGCCGCTTCGCGACGGGCGAGCAGCCGTACTCGCACGCGGCGAACATCGACCGCGTACGGTCCGGGGCGACCCTGCTCCCGCCGGGCGCCCGCGTGCTGCGCGCCGCCCGCGACGACGACCGCAGCGCGACGCTGGCCGAGGGCGACGGCTGGACCCTGCTGATCTCCCGCTGGAACCGGGGCGCCGACGTCACGGTCACGGCGACCAGCGAGGAACTCGCCGAGAAGGTCCTGGAGCAGGCGACCGACGGCGCGGCCGACGAACCCGAACCGCAGCCGGAGAACGTGACGATGGGGTTCTGGTACGTCTCCCCCCGGCGCGGTCCGCACCGTACGACCCGGCAGATCTCGGCGGGTACGTGGGACGAGGTGCGCCCCAACTACACGGGCCCGGTGGCGGAGGCGATGGACAGCCTGATGAAGACGACGCCGGAGGACATCGCGGGCCGGCTGCTGTTGCTGCACGGACCGCCGGGCACCGGCAAGACCTCGGCGCTGCGCACGCTGGCCCGTTCCTGGCGGGACTGGTGTCAGGTGGACTGCGTACTGGACCCGGAGCGGCTGTTCAACGATGTCGGCTATCTGATGGACATCGCGATCGGCGAGGACGACACGACGGGGAAGGGGCGTTGGCGGCTCCTTCTCCTCGAGGACTGCGACGAGTTGATCCGCGGCGAGGCGAAGCACACGGCGGGCCAGGCCCTCTCCCGTCTGCTGAACCTGACGGACGGCCTGCTCGGCCAGGGCCGCAACGTGCTGGTGGGCGTCACCACCAACGAGGACCTGGAGCGTCTCCACCCCGCCGTGGTCCGCCCCGGCCGCTGTCTGGCCCGTATCGAGGTGGGCGCGCTCACCCGCAAGGAGGCGGTGAACTGGCTCGGCACGGAGGAGGGCGTCGGCCGCGAGGGCGCGACCCTGGCGGAGCTGTACGCACTGCGCCGGGGCACCCAGCCGACGTCGGTACCGGACCAGCGGGAGGGGGCGGACGCGGGGTTGTACTTGTAG
- a CDS encoding lytic polysaccharide monooxygenase, with amino-acid sequence MPARRKAAAVAALGLTPLALTALAAAPAAAHGSMGNPVSRVAQCYAEGPENPRSAACKAVVAAGGTQALYDWNGIRIGDANGQHQTLIPDGKLCSANNEEFKGLDLARTDWPATDVSSGPYTFKYRVTAPHKGTFKVYVTKSGYDPAQPLAWADLDLEHPVATSTDPVAAGGFYTFSGTLPQRSGKQLLYAIWQRSDSPEAFYSCSDVSFGGSSGGSGGSNSGGTAGSSTPTPAPATPATPAPTASAPSNQQIAAGADKSTVEHHGHGDADASTSAEPVAAKDQATAEANEPQTAGSSRDLAETGANDSSPYLVIGGAASLALGATALFASVRRRATNGGGRHGR; translated from the coding sequence ATGCCCGCACGCCGCAAGGCCGCCGCTGTCGCCGCCCTCGGTCTGACCCCTCTCGCGCTGACCGCGCTCGCCGCGGCGCCCGCGGCGGCGCACGGTTCGATGGGGAACCCGGTCAGCCGGGTCGCGCAGTGCTACGCGGAGGGGCCGGAGAACCCGAGGTCTGCCGCGTGCAAGGCGGTGGTCGCGGCCGGTGGCACACAGGCGCTCTACGACTGGAACGGCATCCGGATCGGCGACGCGAACGGACAGCATCAGACGCTGATCCCGGACGGCAAGCTGTGCAGCGCGAACAACGAGGAGTTCAAGGGCCTCGACCTGGCCCGCACCGACTGGCCGGCGACCGACGTGAGCAGCGGCCCGTACACCTTCAAGTACCGCGTGACCGCCCCGCACAAAGGCACCTTCAAGGTGTACGTCACCAAGTCCGGCTACGACCCCGCGCAGCCGCTCGCCTGGGCGGACCTGGACCTGGAGCACCCGGTCGCGACCTCCACCGACCCGGTCGCCGCGGGCGGCTTCTACACCTTCTCCGGCACCCTTCCGCAGCGCTCCGGCAAGCAGCTCCTGTACGCGATCTGGCAGCGCTCGGACAGCCCGGAGGCGTTCTACTCCTGCTCGGACGTCAGCTTCGGCGGAAGCAGCGGTGGCAGTGGCGGCAGCAACAGCGGTGGTACGGCGGGCAGTTCGACGCCGACGCCCGCCCCGGCCACTCCCGCCACTCCCGCGCCCACCGCCTCCGCCCCGTCCAACCAGCAGATCGCGGCCGGTGCCGACAAGTCGACCGTCGAGCACCACGGCCACGGGGACGCGGACGCGAGCACCTCGGCGGAGCCGGTCGCCGCGAAGGATCAGGCCACCGCCGAGGCCAACGAACCGCAGACGGCGGGCAGTTCACGCGATCTCGCCGAGACCGGGGCCAACGACAGCTCGCCGTATCTCGTCATCGGCGGCGCGGCCTCCCTGGCACTCGGCGCGACAGCCCTGTTCGCCTCGGTCCGCCGTCGCGCGACCAACGGCGGTGGACGGCACGGCCGTTAG
- a CDS encoding class I SAM-dependent methyltransferase, translated as MSEPVANFDWDAQAATFDEEPDHGLRDPEIRRAWADRLRAWLPAGAADVLDLGCGTGTLSLLAAEQGHRVTGVDLSPAMIDLARAKLAGRDAAFLIGDAAAPPVGEQRFDVVLVRHVLWTLPDPARVLRHWCDLLRPGGRLVLIEGRWGTVGPVGIPADRLTGLLAPLIPAATGHVRVERLSEDPLLWGGAVADERYAVVAVP; from the coding sequence ATGAGTGAACCTGTAGCGAACTTCGACTGGGATGCGCAGGCCGCCACCTTCGACGAAGAGCCTGATCACGGCCTGCGCGACCCGGAGATCCGCCGGGCCTGGGCCGACCGGCTGCGCGCCTGGCTGCCCGCCGGCGCGGCCGACGTCCTCGACCTCGGCTGCGGCACCGGCACCCTGTCGCTCCTCGCGGCCGAGCAGGGGCACCGGGTCACCGGCGTCGACCTCTCCCCGGCGATGATCGACCTCGCCCGCGCGAAGCTGGCCGGCCGTGACGCGGCGTTTCTCATCGGTGACGCGGCGGCCCCACCGGTGGGCGAGCAGCGCTTCGACGTCGTCCTCGTCCGGCATGTGCTGTGGACGCTGCCCGACCCCGCCCGGGTCCTGCGGCACTGGTGCGATCTGCTCCGCCCCGGCGGCCGGCTCGTGCTGATCGAGGGCCGCTGGGGGACGGTCGGCCCGGTCGGCATCCCCGCCGACCGCCTCACCGGCCTCCTGGCACCCCTGATACCCGCCGCCACCGGGCACGTGCGCGTGGAGCGGCTGTCCGAGGACCCGCTGCTGTGGGGCGGGGCCGTGGCCGACGAGCGGTACGCGGTGGTGGCCGTGCCGTAA
- a CDS encoding GNAT family N-acetyltransferase gives MSGPEEVRAAVATDVPAVKGVTDMAYRHYIARIGVVPQPMEADHMANVAAGRVFVTGDPVIGLVVIEERDDHLFLDSIAVHPEAHGRGVGRLLLDFVDARARALGLPEVRLYTNALMSENQEIYPKFGYEVVARRTDGPYDRVHYRKRLD, from the coding sequence ATGAGCGGGCCGGAAGAGGTTCGCGCGGCCGTCGCCACCGACGTGCCCGCCGTCAAGGGTGTGACCGACATGGCGTACCGCCACTACATCGCGCGCATCGGTGTGGTGCCGCAGCCCATGGAGGCGGACCACATGGCGAATGTTGCCGCCGGGCGGGTGTTCGTGACGGGCGACCCCGTGATCGGACTCGTGGTGATCGAGGAGCGCGACGATCACCTGTTTCTCGACAGCATCGCCGTCCACCCCGAGGCACACGGCAGGGGCGTCGGGCGACTGCTCCTGGACTTCGTGGACGCACGCGCGCGTGCGCTCGGGCTGCCGGAAGTCAGGCTCTACACGAACGCGCTGATGTCGGAGAACCAGGAGATCTACCCGAAGTTCGGGTACGAGGTCGTCGCGCGGCGCACGGACGGGCCGTACGACCGCGTCCACTACCGGAAGCGGCTCGACTGA
- a CDS encoding SGNH/GDSL hydrolase family protein has protein sequence MRRSRFTAYVTSLLLAAGLALTGAMTAQASQVAAAGGYVALGDSYSSGVGSGSKISSSGSCDRSTKAYPYLWAAAHSPSTFDFKACSGARTGDVLANQLGTLSASTGLVSISVGGNDAGFTDVMTTCVLQSDSSCLTRIATAKAYVDSTLPGLLDKVYSTISAKAPAAHVVVLGYPRFYKLGTTCLGLSATKRSAINGAADYLDAALAKRAADHGFTFADVRTPFTGHEICSGSSWLHSLNLLSITESYHPTAGGQSGGYLPVFTGAA, from the coding sequence ATGAGACGTTCCCGATTTACGGCATACGTGACCTCGCTCCTCCTCGCCGCCGGCCTCGCCCTCACCGGGGCGATGACGGCGCAGGCGTCCCAAGTCGCCGCCGCCGGCGGCTATGTGGCCCTCGGCGACTCCTACTCCTCCGGGGTCGGCTCGGGCAGCAAGATCAGCTCCAGCGGGTCCTGCGACCGCAGCACCAAGGCCTACCCCTACCTCTGGGCGGCCGCGCATTCACCCTCGACGTTCGACTTCAAGGCCTGCTCGGGCGCTCGTACGGGTGATGTTCTCGCCAACCAGCTCGGCACCCTCAGCGCCTCCACCGGCCTCGTCTCGATCAGCGTCGGCGGCAACGACGCCGGCTTCACCGACGTCATGACGACCTGCGTCCTGCAGTCCGACAGCTCCTGCCTCACCCGGATCGCCACCGCGAAGGCGTACGTCGACTCGACGCTCCCCGGCCTCCTCGACAAGGTCTACTCGACGATCAGCGCCAAAGCCCCCGCCGCGCACGTGGTCGTGCTCGGCTACCCGCGCTTCTACAAACTCGGCACCACCTGCCTCGGCCTCTCCGCGACCAAGCGCTCCGCCATCAACGGCGCGGCCGACTACCTCGACGCCGCCCTCGCCAAGCGCGCCGCCGACCACGGCTTCACCTTCGCCGACGTACGCACCCCGTTCACCGGCCACGAGATCTGCTCCGGCAGCTCCTGGCTGCACAGCCTCAACCTGCTGAGCATCACCGAGTCGTACCACCCGACCGCGGGCGGCCAGTCCGGCGGCTACCTACCGGTGTTCACCGGCGCGGCCTGA
- a CDS encoding GNAT family N-acetyltransferase: MTVIVRDLRPAVRADLDGFVQVRRLVLPFMVFTPESVVFDIAHAHPEAALRRLLAEEDGEIIGTAQVGIAYDSPEPGQGFVNVHVRPGHTRRGAGGLLVRTAEEHLAAAGATRLHSWVLDDPANRAFAERFGYTASRSARFLRLDLAHGTLPPLQDPPPDVEIRPGSAFSDDPRPLFALDSEATLDEPSDIDTEFTDYEAWLDETWRHPLFSAELTSVAVVDGRPAAFSAVRADGSTRYFTAMTGTARAHRGRGLAKLAKNDSLHRARAAGYADAFTGNDTGNAPMLAINTWLGYEICAAEVRYVRELT; this comes from the coding sequence ATGACCGTGATCGTGCGCGACCTTCGCCCCGCCGTCCGAGCGGACCTGGACGGCTTCGTCCAGGTCCGCCGCCTCGTCCTCCCCTTCATGGTGTTCACCCCGGAGTCCGTCGTCTTCGACATCGCCCACGCCCATCCGGAGGCCGCGCTGCGCAGGCTGCTCGCGGAGGAGGACGGCGAGATCATCGGCACGGCCCAGGTGGGCATCGCCTACGACAGCCCGGAGCCGGGCCAGGGCTTCGTCAACGTGCATGTGCGCCCGGGGCACACCCGCCGGGGCGCGGGCGGGCTCCTGGTCCGCACCGCCGAGGAACACCTGGCCGCCGCGGGCGCCACCCGGCTCCACTCCTGGGTCCTGGACGACCCGGCCAACCGCGCCTTCGCCGAGCGCTTCGGCTATACGGCGAGCCGTTCCGCGCGCTTCCTGCGGCTGGACCTGGCGCACGGCACGCTGCCTCCGCTCCAGGACCCGCCGCCGGACGTGGAGATCCGCCCGGGCTCGGCCTTCTCCGACGACCCGCGCCCCCTGTTCGCCCTGGACTCGGAGGCGACGCTGGACGAACCCAGCGACATCGACACCGAGTTCACCGACTACGAGGCCTGGCTGGACGAGACCTGGCGACACCCCCTGTTCAGCGCCGAGTTGACGTCCGTGGCCGTCGTCGACGGACGCCCGGCGGCCTTCAGCGCGGTCCGCGCGGACGGCAGCACGCGTTACTTCACGGCCATGACCGGCACCGCCCGCGCCCACCGCGGCCGGGGCCTCGCCAAGCTCGCCAAGAACGACTCACTGCACCGCGCCCGCGCCGCCGGATACGCGGATGCGTTCACGGGCAACGACACCGGCAACGCGCCGATGCTCGCGATCAACACATGGCTCGGCTACGAAATCTGCGCCGCGGAGGTGCGCTATGTCCGTGAACTCACCTGA
- a CDS encoding HoxN/HupN/NixA family nickel/cobalt transporter, which produces MRPARRLQVRPARRLFASAAAVLTAAGALLLVPAATASAHPLGNFTVNRYDGLVVAPGQLRVTHIEDLAEIPATQAKPDIKQLGITEWARQRCDKAAEGSKVTVDGRTVALTPGSGTARLRPGQAGLNTLRVECSSTAALPKGSTVALGFHSAGLTTGPGWREITARADRMTLTKSDVAKKSISHELTSYPKDLLSSPADTTTASLHARPGGPALTDADQSTSEPPAASVLPRGADRWTEALNNLVARHHLTVGFAALALLIAIALGAMHALAPGHGKTLMAATAAARGGRARLKDVLPLAASVTVTHTLGVIALGLLVTAGSAATPSVIAWLGIASGALVLFAGANLVRRAWRNRPRPQAHSHPHPHDHQHETAKTPERSLVLASAHAQAGSTAPHAEPHAHPHPHSHDDDHAHSHGHDHSHDHPHPHDHGHAHDHAVEHTHGGFTHTHETAPTVRGTILLGFAGGLVPSPSAVVVLVGAAALGQAWFGLLLVVAYGVGLALTLTAAGFAVVKLGTGMNRVLDRRPRWTTSPMAVLVRRTLPLASAFVVVALGVGLVLKGAASALG; this is translated from the coding sequence GTGAGGCCCGCCCGCCGCCTCCAAGTGAGGCCCGCCCGCCGCCTGTTCGCCTCCGCCGCGGCCGTCCTCACGGCCGCCGGCGCGCTCCTCCTCGTCCCCGCGGCGACCGCGAGCGCGCACCCCCTCGGCAACTTCACCGTGAACCGCTACGACGGTCTCGTCGTCGCCCCCGGCCAACTGCGCGTCACGCACATCGAGGACCTCGCCGAGATCCCGGCGACCCAGGCCAAGCCGGACATCAAGCAGTTGGGCATCACGGAGTGGGCCCGGCAGCGGTGCGACAAGGCCGCCGAGGGCAGCAAGGTCACCGTCGACGGCCGGACGGTCGCCCTCACGCCGGGCAGCGGTACCGCGAGGCTGCGGCCGGGGCAGGCCGGGCTCAACACCCTTCGGGTGGAGTGCAGTTCGACCGCCGCGCTCCCCAAGGGCAGCACGGTCGCCCTCGGCTTCCACAGCGCGGGCCTGACCACCGGTCCCGGCTGGCGGGAGATCACCGCGCGCGCCGACCGGATGACGCTCACCAAGTCGGACGTGGCGAAGAAGTCGATCTCGCACGAACTCACCAGCTATCCCAAGGACTTGCTCTCCTCCCCCGCCGACACCACCACCGCGTCCCTGCACGCGCGCCCCGGCGGCCCGGCGCTCACCGACGCCGACCAGTCCACGTCGGAACCGCCCGCCGCCTCCGTGCTGCCGCGCGGCGCCGACCGCTGGACGGAGGCCCTGAACAACCTGGTGGCCCGCCACCACCTCACCGTCGGCTTCGCCGCGCTCGCCCTGCTCATCGCGATCGCCCTGGGCGCGATGCACGCGCTCGCCCCCGGCCACGGCAAGACCCTGATGGCCGCCACGGCCGCCGCGCGGGGCGGTCGCGCCCGTCTCAAGGACGTCCTCCCGCTCGCCGCCTCGGTCACCGTCACCCACACCCTCGGCGTCATCGCCCTGGGCCTCCTGGTCACGGCCGGCTCCGCCGCGACCCCCTCGGTGATCGCCTGGCTCGGCATCGCGAGCGGCGCCCTGGTCCTCTTCGCCGGCGCCAACCTCGTACGCCGCGCCTGGCGCAACCGCCCACGGCCACAAGCCCATTCACACCCGCACCCCCACGACCACCAGCACGAGACCGCCAAGACCCCCGAGCGCTCCCTGGTCCTGGCCTCCGCGCACGCCCAAGCCGGGTCCACGGCTCCCCACGCCGAGCCCCACGCACACCCGCACCCGCACAGCCACGACGACGACCACGCCCACAGCCACGGGCACGACCACAGCCATGACCACCCCCACCCCCACGACCATGGCCACGCGCACGACCACGCCGTGGAACACACCCACGGCGGCTTCACCCACACCCACGAGACCGCCCCCACCGTCCGCGGCACGATCCTCCTCGGCTTCGCCGGTGGGCTGGTCCCCAGCCCCTCCGCCGTGGTCGTCCTCGTGGGCGCCGCCGCACTGGGCCAGGCCTGGTTCGGGCTGCTGCTCGTCGTCGCGTACGGCGTCGGGCTCGCCCTCACCCTCACCGCCGCCGGATTCGCCGTCGTCAAGCTGGGTACAGGAATGAACCGTGTGCTGGACCGGCGCCCCCGCTGGACCACCAGCCCCATGGCAGTCCTGGTCCGCCGGACCCTGCCGTTGGCTTCGGCGTTCGTGGTCGTGGCCCTTGGGGTCGGATTGGTGCTCAAGGGGGCGGCATCCGCACTCGGCTGA
- a CDS encoding DUF402 domain-containing protein, with the protein MSVNSPDPTPQLDVVLLKAGRTKIRYAAELLFDDGVRLAVRAPWSGADVRDFGFVRFEPGDVFTEYYWRDRWYAVKEVRDGAGELKGWYCDITRPAALSGTELVVEDLDLDLWRSADGTDVRRLDEDEFAESGLAESDPMAAAAAVAALDELEGLAREGGFDALLA; encoded by the coding sequence ATGTCCGTGAACTCACCTGATCCCACCCCCCAGTTGGACGTCGTCCTCCTCAAGGCGGGCCGTACGAAGATCCGTTACGCGGCGGAGCTGCTCTTCGACGACGGCGTCCGCCTCGCCGTCCGCGCCCCGTGGTCCGGTGCCGACGTCCGCGACTTCGGCTTCGTGCGGTTCGAGCCCGGTGACGTGTTCACCGAGTACTACTGGCGGGACCGCTGGTACGCGGTGAAGGAAGTCCGGGACGGCGCCGGGGAGTTGAAGGGCTGGTACTGCGACATCACCCGCCCCGCCGCGCTCTCCGGTACCGAACTCGTCGTAGAAGACCTCGATCTGGACCTGTGGCGCTCCGCGGACGGCACGGACGTGCGGCGCCTGGACGAGGACGAGTTCGCGGAGAGCGGGCTGGCCGAGTCGGACCCCATGGCCGCGGCGGCGGCCGTGGCGGCGCTCGACGAGCTGGAGGGGCTGGCCCGTGAAGGCGGCTTCGACGCGCTGCTCGCGTGA
- a CDS encoding serine/threonine-protein kinase — MPEEPGTERVIAGRYRLLSPLGEGGMGTVWRARDEVLQREVAVKEVRAPSGLASDDVERMYARLEREAWAAARVANRNVVTVYDVATEDGRPWIVMELVRGVSLADLLDAEGPLTPQRTAHIGAEVLAALRAAHDAGVLHRDVKPANVLMSNDGRVVLTDFGIAMVEGSSALTMTGEVIGSPEFLAPERALGRTPGPESDLWALGVLLYAAVEGHSPFRQNTPLSTLRAIVDEELPAPQLAGPLTPVIEGLLRKDPAERLSAEQAEQDLRLVAAGGAPRASTAPTTPYTPTMAGSPQDTYGQRDSRTPVQGFGPPPASYSTPTAQDEPHGNRRAAVVIIAGLVALAVAIGGLTYALMNRNNDGDNNAGPGTSTPKSQPSDTTSPSASSETTAASETPSPSASKSSSAPQSVRVTVDGANTEYSGSCPPPTAKAPTFTASITVGKLPAEVSYRWVTKTGSVSNPGWKTLSFPSGGGKTKQDRVFLTTYSNSGTFSNEISVEIRTPVKTTSNSVPFSVTCVAETPSDGASASDSASPSDG, encoded by the coding sequence ATGCCCGAAGAGCCGGGCACTGAACGTGTGATCGCGGGCCGCTACCGGCTCCTGTCCCCCCTCGGTGAGGGCGGGATGGGCACGGTGTGGCGGGCCCGCGACGAAGTGCTGCAACGCGAGGTCGCCGTCAAGGAGGTGCGCGCGCCGAGCGGGCTGGCGTCCGACGACGTGGAGCGGATGTACGCCCGTCTCGAGCGCGAGGCGTGGGCGGCGGCGCGGGTCGCCAACCGCAACGTGGTGACGGTGTACGACGTGGCGACGGAGGACGGCCGCCCGTGGATCGTCATGGAGCTGGTGCGGGGCGTGTCCCTGGCCGATCTCCTGGACGCCGAGGGCCCGTTGACGCCGCAGCGGACCGCGCACATCGGTGCCGAGGTGCTCGCCGCGCTGCGGGCCGCGCACGACGCCGGGGTGCTGCACCGCGATGTGAAGCCGGCCAACGTGCTGATGTCGAACGACGGCCGGGTGGTGCTGACCGACTTCGGTATCGCGATGGTGGAGGGCAGTTCGGCGCTCACCATGACCGGCGAGGTCATCGGTTCGCCCGAATTCCTCGCCCCGGAGCGGGCGTTGGGCCGTACACCGGGTCCCGAGTCCGACCTGTGGGCGCTCGGCGTGCTGCTGTACGCGGCGGTCGAGGGCCATTCGCCGTTCCGCCAGAACACCCCGCTGAGCACCTTGCGCGCCATCGTCGACGAGGAGTTGCCGGCCCCGCAGTTGGCGGGACCGCTCACCCCGGTCATCGAGGGGCTGCTGCGCAAGGACCCGGCCGAGCGGCTCTCGGCCGAGCAGGCGGAGCAGGATCTGCGGCTGGTCGCCGCGGGCGGTGCCCCGCGCGCGTCCACGGCGCCGACGACGCCGTACACACCGACGATGGCGGGTTCCCCGCAGGACACCTACGGGCAGCGGGACTCGCGGACGCCGGTGCAGGGCTTCGGGCCGCCGCCCGCCTCCTACTCGACGCCGACGGCCCAGGACGAACCGCACGGCAACCGGCGGGCGGCCGTCGTGATCATCGCGGGCCTGGTCGCGCTGGCCGTGGCGATCGGCGGGCTGACGTACGCGCTGATGAACCGGAACAACGACGGGGACAACAACGCGGGGCCGGGCACGAGCACTCCCAAGAGCCAGCCCTCGGACACGACTTCGCCCAGTGCCAGCAGCGAGACCACGGCCGCGAGCGAGACGCCCAGCCCGAGCGCCAGCAAGTCCTCCTCGGCACCGCAGTCGGTGCGGGTGACGGTGGACGGCGCCAACACCGAGTACTCGGGCAGTTGTCCGCCGCCGACCGCGAAGGCGCCGACGTTCACGGCGAGCATCACCGTGGGGAAGTTGCCGGCGGAGGTGTCCTATCGGTGGGTGACGAAGACCGGTTCGGTCTCCAACCCCGGCTGGAAGACGCTGTCGTTCCCGTCGGGCGGCGGGAAGACCAAGCAGGACCGGGTGTTCCTGACGACGTACTCGAACAGCGGGACGTTCTCGAACGAGATCAGCGTCGAGATCCGCACCCCGGTGAAGACGACGTCCAACTCGGTGCCGTTCTCGGTGACTTGCGTGGCGGAGACCCCGTCGGACGGGGCCTCCGCGTCGGACTCGGCCTCACCCTCTGATGGGTGA
- a CDS encoding S8 family peptidase, with product MALLRSKKLRLAAITGAATAALVGGLTALPAQAAPATGTVLAAGSPTAVDGSYIVTLKKSAGLKASSAAGKGLVKEYGGTVQKTFGTVLNGYTASLSATEAARLAADPAVAAVEQNQRVHLTDTTQSSAPWGLDRIDQAALPLSGTYTYPDSAGSGVTVYVIDTGVRITHTQISGRAAYGYDAVDGDTTASDGNGHGTHVATTIAGSTYGVAKKANIVAVRVLDNSGSGTTAGVIAGIDWVTSNHTTPAVANMSLGGGASTTLDTAVANSISSGVTYAIAAGNSAANASSYSPARVATAITVGATTSTDAKASYSNYGSVLDIFAPGSSILAGYNTSDTATATLSGTSMATPHVAGAAAVYLAGHTSSTPAQVATALVNGATSGVVTSAGTGSPNKLLKIVP from the coding sequence ATGGCACTCCTGCGTAGCAAGAAGCTCCGGCTGGCCGCGATAACCGGCGCGGCCACGGCCGCTCTCGTCGGCGGGCTCACCGCACTCCCCGCCCAGGCCGCCCCGGCCACGGGCACGGTACTGGCCGCCGGCTCCCCCACAGCCGTCGACGGCAGCTACATCGTCACCCTCAAGAAGAGCGCCGGCCTCAAAGCGTCCTCGGCCGCGGGCAAGGGACTGGTCAAGGAGTACGGCGGCACGGTCCAGAAGACCTTCGGCACGGTGCTGAACGGCTACACGGCGAGCCTCTCCGCGACCGAGGCCGCGAGACTCGCCGCCGATCCGGCCGTCGCCGCGGTGGAGCAGAACCAGCGCGTCCACCTGACCGACACCACGCAGTCCAGCGCGCCCTGGGGCCTGGACCGCATCGACCAGGCCGCGTTGCCGCTCTCGGGGACGTACACCTACCCGGACAGCGCGGGCAGCGGCGTGACCGTGTACGTCATCGACACCGGGGTGCGGATCACCCACACCCAGATCAGCGGTCGTGCCGCGTACGGCTACGACGCGGTCGACGGCGACACCACCGCCTCCGACGGCAACGGCCACGGCACCCATGTGGCCACGACGATCGCCGGCTCGACGTACGGCGTCGCCAAGAAGGCGAACATCGTGGCGGTCCGGGTGCTCGACAACAGCGGTTCGGGTACGACGGCCGGTGTGATCGCGGGCATCGACTGGGTGACCTCGAACCACACCACCCCGGCGGTCGCCAACATGTCGCTCGGCGGCGGCGCTTCGACCACGCTCGACACCGCGGTCGCCAACTCCATCTCCAGCGGGGTGACTTACGCGATCGCGGCGGGCAACAGCGCGGCCAACGCCTCCTCGTACTCCCCCGCCCGGGTCGCCACGGCGATCACGGTCGGCGCCACCACCAGCACGGACGCCAAGGCCAGTTACTCCAACTACGGTTCGGTGCTGGACATCTTCGCGCCCGGCTCCTCGATCCTGGCGGGCTACAACACCAGTGACACCGCCACCGCCACCCTGTCGGGCACCTCGATGGCGACCCCGCACGTGGCGGGCGCCGCCGCCGTCTATCTCGCGGGCCACACCTCGTCCACGCCCGCCCAGGTCGCCACGGCCCTGGTGAACGGCGCCACTTCGGGTGTCGTGACCAGCGCGGGCACCGGGTCGCCGAACAAGCTGCTGAAGATCGTCCCGTAA
- a CDS encoding GntR family transcriptional regulator: protein MTLKIHIDDSAAPYEQIRAQISEQARSGALPVGYRLPTVRGLAESLGLAANTVAKAYRALEADGVIETRGRNGTLVAAAGSAAEREASLAAQAYAEKVRRLGLTEGDAVAAVRDALRAAYGEG, encoded by the coding sequence GTGACCCTGAAGATCCACATCGATGACAGCGCCGCGCCCTACGAGCAGATCCGCGCCCAGATCTCGGAGCAGGCCCGGTCCGGAGCCCTGCCGGTCGGCTACCGGCTGCCCACGGTACGGGGGCTGGCCGAGTCGCTGGGCCTCGCCGCCAACACCGTCGCCAAGGCGTACCGGGCCCTGGAGGCGGACGGGGTGATCGAGACGCGGGGCCGCAACGGAACGCTGGTCGCTGCCGCGGGCTCGGCGGCTGAGCGTGAGGCGTCGTTGGCCGCGCAGGCCTATGCCGAGAAGGTTCGGCGGCTGGGGCTTACGGAGGGGGATGCGGTGGCGGCCGTGCGGGATGCCCTGCGGGCGGCCTACGGGGAGGGCTGA